From a region of the Syngnathoides biaculeatus isolate LvHL_M chromosome 2, ASM1980259v1, whole genome shotgun sequence genome:
- the hck gene encoding tyrosine-protein kinase HCK — MGCVCSKKDREHLRKGSSEGQKSALTTHYVKDPTVENSKTGKMPSIANITDGDNIAIALYDYDAIHDGDLGFKKGDKLKILEESGEWWRAKSISIGQEGFIPSNYVAKDTLEAEEWFFKGISRRDAERQLLAPGNKVGSFMIRDSETNKGSFSLSVRDSDGPSGDTVKHYKIRMLDSGGFYISPRITFSTLQDMVKHYKKQGDGLCQTLTNPCLSPKPEKPWEKDAWEIPRSSLKLEKRLGAGQFGEVWLATYNKHTKVAVKTMKPGSMSVEAFMAEANLMKTLQHDKLVRLNAVVTKEEPIYIITELMEKGSLLDFLKSDEGNRIPLPKLIDFSAQIAEGMAYIEQRNYIHRDLRAANILVNKALVCKIADFGLARIIEDNEYTAREGARFPIKWTAPEAINYGCFTIKSDVWSFGILLTEIISYGRTPYPGMTNPEVIRSLEKGYRMQRQDRCPKELYDIMLECWKNKPDDRPTFDYLQSVLEDFYTATESQYQQQP; from the exons ATGGGCTGCGTGTGCTCAAAGAAGGACCGGGAGCATCTTCGGAAAGGGAGCAGTGAGGGACAGAAAAGTGCACTGACAACCCACTATGTGAAAGATCCCACGGTGGAAAATTCTAAAACT GGCAAAATGCCATCCATTGCCAACATAACAGATG GAGACAACATTGCGATAGCACTGTACGATTACGATGCCATTCATGATGGAGACCTTGGCTTCAAGAAGGGAGACAAACTTAAAATTTTGGAGGA ATCAGGGGAGTGGTGGCGAGCAAAGTCGATCAGTATAGGTCAAGAAGGCTTCATCCCCAGCAATTATGTTGCTAAAGATACCCTGGAGGCAGAGGA GTGGTTCTTTAAGGGCATTAGCCGCAGAGATGCCGAAAGGCAGCTGCTGGCCCCCGGGAACAAAGTTGGATCGTTCATGATTCGAGACAGCGAGACCAACAAAG GAAGCTTCTCTCTGTCTGTCAGGGACAGTGACGGCCCGTCTGGTGACACTGTTAAACATTATAAAATCCGTATGCTGGACAGCGGAGGATTCTACATCTCTCCACGGATCACATTCAGCACACTGCAGGACATGGTCAAGCATTACAAGA AGCAGGGCGATGGCCTTTGCCAAACCCTGACCAACCCTTGCCTGAGTCCAAAACCTGAGAAACCCTGGGAGAAAGATGCCTGGGAGATCCCAAGGTCATCACTTAAGCTGGAGAAGAGGCTTGGTGCTGGCCAATTTGGAGAAGTCTGGCTAG CTACTTACAACAAACACACCAAGGTAGCAGTGAAGACCATGAAACCTGGAAGTATGTCAGTTGAAGCCTTCATGGCTGAGGCCAACCTGATGAAGACTTTACAGCACGACAAATTGGTGCGACTCAATGCTGTGGTCACCAAGGAGGAGCCTATTTATATTATCACCGAATTAATGGAAAAAG GTAGCTTATTAGACTTCCTGAAGAGTGACGAAGGCAATCGCATCCCACTTCCCAAGCTCATTGACTTCTCTGCCCAG ATTGCAGAGGGCATGGCCTACATTGAGCAGAGGAACTACATCCACCGAGACTTGAGGGCCGCCAACATCCTGGTCAATAAGGCTTTAGTCTGCAAAATTGCTGACTTTGGCCTCGCCCGCATCATTGAAGACAATGAATACACAGCAAGGGAAG GAGCAAGATTCCCCATTAAATGGACGGCCCCTGAAGCCATTAACTACGGCTGTTTCACTATTAAGTCAGACGTCTGGTCTTTTGGTATTTTGCTGACGGAGATCATCAGTTATGGACGCACACCATACCCAG gaatGACCAACCCAGAGGTGATCCGTTCACTGGAGAAGGGCTACCGGATGCAGCGTCAGGACCGTTGTCCCAAGGAACTCTATGACATCATGCTCGAGTGTTGGAAGAACAAACCAGATGACCGTCCAACCTTTGATTACCTGCAGAGTGTCCTGGAGGATTTCTACACAGCCACAGAGAGCCAGTACCAGCAGCAACCATGA
- the rbbp8l gene encoding RBBP8 N-terminal-like protein, translated as MRKRAKHSRFSPSLEQKWGKRRGAKRVAPLPETFNLRAWTMDGFNELLLKLREVHERELEGWQMKVQELSNKKGCDTKRMEELFTKNQQMKEQQRLLTENIKTLENRLRAGLCDRCTVTQEVAKRRQQEFEVSQMQTIQHITLLAGETNCLKKENRRLRDEIENLKEALNNTPLEAKPNISPDLSPSSGPVSLIGMATGRGTSDQPIDGNVGLKIDTNQRADGKLFVFDLTESEFRQLQEMTKPSHFIVSTLTSPSWKTDNGATQGERRSHIAGTLDQPSPIPAQALLMKTSSPSLNADMNPTRRALKAPVPCRPQPIKSSPVPFPWGLPESSAWASMAASGTNLVRHPYLKLNLPRFPNLVATSQHTGLSSNQDHVYGSQWHKHSSFQGPIKEPTVVFRVKNLSEHTEILGKSQEKKGIQTSSTEKVSRDGLKDLCDGPLDLSDRGKSKSSQTPNHELSLFSQEEEGVDTKLDKELMQSLPKHGEVVSPSASPSLPPPLPAVTQQEEVMQQKHKQVVKEYMEQNKEANGMTEQSNGKKVPALTISLRPVVVVETLQKQDPLATKGKSSPPAVEPANSEEQVEEGEEEEDEDDEEEEKVSEQETNHSYKRKKLFMDKEMDQDSETDAMGKAKKVKITLRALEKSSS; from the exons ATGCGCAAAAGGGCCAAACATAGTCGCTTCAG TCCATCTCTGGAGCAGAAGTGGGGAAAAAGAAGGGGAGCCAAGAGAGTCGCCCCACTTCCTGAG ACATTTAACTTGAGAGCCTGGACTATGGACGGCTTCAACGAGCTGCTTCTTAAACTCAGGGAAGTCCATGAAAGAGAGCTTGAGG GGTGGCAGATGAAGGTGCAAGAGTTGTCCAACAAAAAGGGCTG TGATACAAAGCGGATGGAGGAGCTGTTCACGAAGAACCAACAGATGAAAGAGCAGCAGCGATTACTCACAgaaaacatcaaaacactagAGAACAG GCTGAGAGCAGGCCTGTGTGACAGATGTACAGTCACTCAGGAGGTGGCCAAGAGAAGGCAGCAGGAGTTTGAAGTCTCTCAGATGCAGACTATTCAGCACATCACACTGCTAG CTGGAGAGACTAATTGTCTAAAAAAGGAGAACAGGAGACTACGAGATGAGATCGAGAATCTCAAAGAAGCCCTAAA CAACACACCTTTGGAAGCCAAACCAAACATTTCCCCTGACCTTTCACCTTCCTCTGGACCGGTGTCTCTTATCGGCATGGCAACTGGGAGGGGCACCTCAGACCAGCCAATAGATGGCAATGTTGGACTGAAAATAGACACTAACCAAAGGGCCGATGGTAAG CTGTTTGTTTTCGATCTAACAGAGTCTGAATTTAGACAGCTGCAAGAAATGACCAAACCAAGCCACTTT ATTGTCTCAACTTTGACTTCACCATCCTGGAAGACGGACAATGGCGCAACACAAGGAGAGAGGAG ATCTCATATCGCGGGAACACTGGACCAGCCGTCCCCAATCCCTGCTCAAGCTCTTCTTATGAAGACCTCCTCTCCCTCGCTCAATGCCGATATGAATCCAACCAGACGTGCCCTCAAGGCCCCCGTCCCTTGCCGTCCTCAACCAATCAAGAGCAGTCCTGTTCCCTTTCCTTGGGGTCTACCTGAATCTTCTGCTTGGGCTTCAATGGCCGCTTCAGGTACAAACTTAGTGAGGCACCCTTATCTCAAATTGAATCTTCCTCGATTTCCCAACTTGGTTGCAACCAGCCAGCACACAGGCCTCTCCAGCAATCAAGATCATGTTTATGGGTCTCAGTGGCACAAGCATAGTAGCTTTCAAGGCCCCATTAAAGAGCCGACCGTAGTATTCAGGGTGAAGAATCTCTCAGAGCACACAGAAATTCTGGGTAAGTCCCAGGAGAAGAAGGGCATACAAACATCCAGCACCGAAAAGGTTTCTAGGGACGGACTTAAAGATCTCTGCGATGGTCCTTTAGATCTGTCCGATAGAGGAAAGTCCAAATCAAGCCAAACACCAAATCATGAGCTTTCTCTGTTCTCACAAGAGGAAGAGGGTGTAGACACAAAACTTGACAAGGAATTGATGCAGAGTCTTCCCAAACATGGCGAAGTGGTGTCACCTTCTGCTTCCCCATCTTTGCCACCACCTTTACCTGCGGTCACACAACAGGAAGAAGTCatgcaacaaaaacacaag CAGGTGGTAAAAGAATATATGGAGCAGAATAAAGAGGCAAACGGAATGACAGAGCAGAGCAATGGGAAGAAGGTGCCTGCCCTCACTATATCATTACGGCCAG TAGTTGTGGTGGAGACCCTTCAAAAGCAAGACCCCTTAGCAACAAAAGGAAAG TCATCCCCACCAGCAGTCGAGCCAGCAAACTCAGAGGAACAGGTagaggagggggaggaagaggaagatgaagacgacgaggaggaggagaaggtgtCAGAACAGGAGACCAACCATAGCTACAAAAGGAAGAAGTTATTTATGGACAAAGAAATGGACCAAGACTCAGAGACAGATG CCATGGGAAAGGCAAAGAAGGTCAAGATCACCTTGAGAGCTCTTGAGAAGTCCTCCAGCTGA